GAAATAGTAGCCGGCTGGTTCCCTCTTTCAGCGGTTGTCATGGTTTCCTTGCCATTTTTCCAAAAGCTTCTTCTTAGAATACAAAACATAATCCTTGTCTTCAGAAAAAATTTCTAGGGTTACCGTGCCGTCATAGAAAGATTTCAGGACGTTTATCAGGTTATCCCAATCAATATTTCCCGTCCCTATAGGCAGGTGAAGGTCATCTATACTGTTATTATCGTGCAGATGAATATGCATCAGTTTATCTTTGTACCGAAGCAAATATTCTACAGGATCCCGGCCATAAAGATTTAGGTGGCCGATATCAGCGTGAAAATAAAGTTGGTCGTTTAATGCCAGGATCCTGTCAATATTGCCGGCATGATCATGAATCGTCCCCAGCGGCTCCAGCATTATTTTAACTCCTGCTTTTGACGCATAGCTTAAAATGCTTTGTATTGACTCAGTTTGGAATTTTACACCTTCATCTTCTGAAAACAGGGACGTAGGCCAGTTTGAATGTATGGTTACAAAATCACACCCTACGTTGGCAAAAACGTCCAGGTATCTGTTGACAATTTCCACTGCGCAGGTTCTCAGCTCGCTAAACGATGAACCAATGGGCAAATACCAGGCGGCATGGCCGACCCGTTCCAGGCCGTAAAAATCCAGCTGACTCTTGATTTCCCTGACATTGAACTTACCCAGTTCACTTTTATCCGGTTCCAGGAATAAGTCAATGAAATCAAACCCGTTATCGGCTATCCATTTTATTTCATCTTTTATTACTTTACGGGGGTTATTGGGAAACCCAACCTTCATTAGTTCATCACCTGCGCGTTAAAAGATATGGAATTACTTAAATGGATCCCATCTTGCAGTAAGGCCCTCGTAACCCTGTGGAAAATGCTCCTGGAAGAGCTTATAAAAATAGAGTTCTTTTGGTGACTGCAGCGCTATGCCTCCGGAGCTTTTTGGCGATTGCTGAAGCTCCTTTTCCCCAATGGAGGCCGGAATGGCTTGATCAACCTGATCATCTACTCCAACACCACGGGAAAATCTTAATTTTGGACGATCTGCAATTTCCTGAGGAAGAAAATCTCTGAAAGCTTCGCGCAGAATCCATTTTTCAATGGACGCGTCTTCTTTCTGGTAGACCTTAAGGTCCATAGGTATGTTATTGGCCAGGGAAACCACTGCCGGGTGTAGAAACGGAGCAAAATATTCAATACTGTTGGCCATCCAGCCCCGGTCAAGCCTGCGAAGGGCCGTATTATAAGATACTTCCAGCAATTTCCTGCCAATTCTCTCTTTTTCTTCAGGGTCCGAAATATCCTGAAGTTCCCTGAAATACCCGCCAAAAAGCTCATCAGCGCCTTCACCCACCAGCACACTGTTTACATGATCTGATGCAAAACGAGATGTGTAATAGTTGGCGATAAACCCTGTAATACAATCCTCATCAAAGGATTCCAGGTACCAAACCGCCTCTGGAAGAACATTTTTTATATCTTCCCGGGTTATTTCATAGATATGGTGATCAACACCAAGTTGGTCTGCCAGAAGCTTTGCATACTCCAGGTCTTCACCGTGACGTTCGGCAAAGGTAGCTGTAAAAGCTGCAATATCCTTGTCAAACTCACGGGCTACAGCCAATATAATCGAACTGTCCAGCCCACCGCTTAAAGCAACTCCCTTAATATTACCGCTGGAGATTGCCTGCTCTATAGACTTGATGAGTAACTCCCTGACGGCTTTAATAGCTTCCTCAGTAGACTCCCACTCAGGAAGAGTAACAGAGCAGTTCTTAAACTGTCCAAGCCCTTTTTGGGTTGAATAATAGTGACCGGGCGGTAATTCTTCCACACTGTCGGCGCGCTGTTTCAGCGCCTTTGCTTCAGACGCAAACAAAAAATCTCCCTGGGGCAACTCATGATATACCAATGGCCGCGCTCCTACATGATCCCGGGCAATTATACATTCATTTTCATCCATAATGGCACAGGAAAAGCTGCCAACCATTCGGCTAAACGCATCTTTGCCGTGTTTCATATATTCTTCTCTCAGATAGTCGGCATCTGAAGCGCCATTTTGCCGGTCATCACGAATCAGCGTTCCGTCCATAATCACAAAGGGCGCTTTATCACCGCTAAAGCCAAGGGAGTTTGCTCCCACAAATCCGGCAAAACCTGATGGGACAGCCTGCAATGAGGGGCTGCCTGAACCTCGATGTTTTATAGCTTCTATCATTTGTTCCACATCTTTTGCTGTTGCACGTTCCCCAATATATCCCGCTAAACCAGACATTAAATTTCCTCCTTTTATTTTAAAAGCGGACTCATAACCAGCATCATATTTTATGCCTTCGCAGTTAATAATGTCTTCAAAGTCTCTGCAGTATTTGACAAATCAAGGGGGGCATCAATTCTGTTTCCAGAATAAAGATAGCCTTCCCTGAGACCCTTACGGGCGCTTCTCATAAAGACAGTGCTGCCTCCGGAACTGGTTGCTGCTTTTTCAATAGCGGCAAGCTGCTTATCAATATATTCCTCGCTATAAGGTTCCAGGGGAGTTTCAATATAACGTATCCGGGCATCCAGTTCAGCTTCTATCTTGTCATCCACCGAAACACCAAAACGGCTGAGTCCTTCTACAGCAGCATTTTTTGCTAATTTTGCAATTTCGCCGGACTGATCCTCACTGAATTTTTCTTTTACAATCCCCAACAGAGTATCGTCTATTACATACTGATATGGCGAAACCGACATGACCTGCTGAAGCATGCCTAAAGCACTGTTTGTATATTGTGCGCCTGATGCCGACTCATAGACCAGGCTAAGCACTTTTTCACTAATTCCCTGTGCAGACGGTACTTCCTCATCGGAAACTGCGGCAGTTCCACAGCAGGGAAGATTGTAATAACGGCAAAGTTGCGCCGCCAGGGCAACTCGTCTGATACTTTCCGGTTGGCACCAGCGGGGGGTTCCGTCGGTATAAAGGTTGGAAGTGATGGGTATCCCCCGATACAGCACCTTAGCACCGGGCCGAATGGCATTGGCCAACACATATCCAAACAAAAGCTCGGCATTTATTTGCAGCAGTTCCCCAACTTCAGATAATGGTGCGGTGCTTCCCCCCTGGGGACAGCTGGATATAGCAACGGGCAGATCTTTTTCCAGCAGAGCAATTAATTTGTCACCTGCAGAATTATCCATAACCAGAGGACTTAACACCAGGCAGACGATAAAAGAAACATGTGCCGGATCTCCGATTATTTCCAGGACCTCATCCAAACGTTCTTTCTTGATGAGATTGGCAAGATTCATCGGTTTTGAGCAGTATTCTGAAAAAATTCTGGCCTTCTCCACATCCATTTGGTCATCCGGAACATCACATTCCACAGGGCGGGTAATAAAATCAACATTTTTCAGTTTGTTGCAAAGAGCCAGAATCTGTTTTAAATCTTCCGTTCCCGCAGATCTTTTCTCCCATCCGTCGGAAGTACGATCCACAACATAGAGTGCCTGGCCACCGGTACCAAATTTAACCTGGTTTTCAGCCGCATTGACCGTAAACCCATAGGCCGGGTCCGGCGCATCAAACTTAATGGATTTGGCAGTATCCGCTATAGCGTTTTCCACCATATCGCGGGGAATACAAATTCTGTCCCCTTTACGCTCAGCTCCCCGGGATAAGAGCATTTCAACAATACCTTCATGTGTTACCTTAACCCCTGTTTGTTCTAAAAGCTTGCAGGTTCCTGCATGAATTGCCTGCATTTCCGCAGGGGAAAGCATTTTTTTCAGGTGTTTATCAGAAACAATCATGATGCATCCTTAACCTCTTGAACTTTTTGCAAGGCATCCATGACATCCCGGCAGTAAAAATCTGCGCCAATTTTTTCTGCAAACTGTTTTGAGGTAGGTGCTCCGCCGATAAATATCTTGATATCGGAAAAACCTTCTTTTCTGATAAGCTTAACGGTCTCCTCCATTTCAATCATGGTAGAAGTGAGCAGAGCGGAGAGACCCACGAAGTCTGGTTTAAATTCCCTGATAGCCTCAACCACTTCTTCCGAAGAAACATCAATACCTAAATCCTTAACCTGATAGCCTACGCCTTTGAGCATGGTAGCCACAATATTTTTACCTATATCATGCAAATCGCCTTTTACGGTGGCAATGAGGTATTTACCTTTATCGGAACTGCTGCCTGCCTTAAGTTTTGGCTCTAAGATATCCATGGCCTGACCCACACATTCTGCACTTGCCAGCATATCCGGCAGGATAAATTCCCCTGACTCAAATCTTTCTCCCACCTGCTCCATGGCAGCCGGGAACACGTCTAATATTTCTTTGGGATCGATACCCTCATCCAGGGCTTGCTCCATTAGTTCCAATGTTCCTGGTGTACCTTCCATAGTTCCGTCAAAGCCTTCGTCATCCGCGTCAAGGTGCCCCATTACGATGGAATACTCCAACTCTTTTAATAAGTTATCTTTACTCATGATAATCCTCCTCTAAGATTGTTTTAGTAATCCTGGTATTTTTTGATATACTTCCTGGATTGTTTCCTCCGGCAAAGTGTTCGAATTATCGGCAAGATAAGCGTCAAGCTTTGCCTGTGCCTGTACAAAAACCTGATCTTCCTCGCCCTCTGAGAT
The Dethiobacter alkaliphilus AHT 1 genome window above contains:
- a CDS encoding asparagine synthetase B family protein, producing the protein MSGLAGYIGERATAKDVEQMIEAIKHRGSGSPSLQAVPSGFAGFVGANSLGFSGDKAPFVIMDGTLIRDDRQNGASDADYLREEYMKHGKDAFSRMVGSFSCAIMDENECIIARDHVGARPLVYHELPQGDFLFASEAKALKQRADSVEELPPGHYYSTQKGLGQFKNCSVTLPEWESTEEAIKAVRELLIKSIEQAISSGNIKGVALSGGLDSSIILAVAREFDKDIAAFTATFAERHGEDLEYAKLLADQLGVDHHIYEITREDIKNVLPEAVWYLESFDEDCITGFIANYYTSRFASDHVNSVLVGEGADELFGGYFRELQDISDPEEKERIGRKLLEVSYNTALRRLDRGWMANSIEYFAPFLHPAVVSLANNIPMDLKVYQKEDASIEKWILREAFRDFLPQEIADRPKLRFSRGVGVDDQVDQAIPASIGEKELQQSPKSSGGIALQSPKELYFYKLFQEHFPQGYEGLTARWDPFK
- a CDS encoding sugar phosphate isomerase/epimerase family protein, which translates into the protein MKVGFPNNPRKVIKDEIKWIADNGFDFIDLFLEPDKSELGKFNVREIKSQLDFYGLERVGHAAWYLPIGSSFSELRTCAVEIVNRYLDVFANVGCDFVTIHSNWPTSLFSEDEGVKFQTESIQSILSYASKAGVKIMLEPLGTIHDHAGNIDRILALNDQLYFHADIGHLNLYGRDPVEYLLRYKDKLMHIHLHDNNSIDDLHLPIGTGNIDWDNLINVLKSFYDGTVTLEIFSEDKDYVLYSKKKLLEKWQGNHDNR
- a CDS encoding cobalamin B12-binding domain-containing protein, whose translation is MSKDNLLKELEYSIVMGHLDADDEGFDGTMEGTPGTLELMEQALDEGIDPKEILDVFPAAMEQVGERFESGEFILPDMLASAECVGQAMDILEPKLKAGSSSDKGKYLIATVKGDLHDIGKNIVATMLKGVGYQVKDLGIDVSSEEVVEAIREFKPDFVGLSALLTSTMIEMEETVKLIRKEGFSDIKIFIGGAPTSKQFAEKIGADFYCRDVMDALQKVQEVKDAS
- a CDS encoding trimethylamine--corrinoid methyltransferase codes for the protein MIVSDKHLKKMLSPAEMQAIHAGTCKLLEQTGVKVTHEGIVEMLLSRGAERKGDRICIPRDMVENAIADTAKSIKFDAPDPAYGFTVNAAENQVKFGTGGQALYVVDRTSDGWEKRSAGTEDLKQILALCNKLKNVDFITRPVECDVPDDQMDVEKARIFSEYCSKPMNLANLIKKERLDEVLEIIGDPAHVSFIVCLVLSPLVMDNSAGDKLIALLEKDLPVAISSCPQGGSTAPLSEVGELLQINAELLFGYVLANAIRPGAKVLYRGIPITSNLYTDGTPRWCQPESIRRVALAAQLCRYYNLPCCGTAAVSDEEVPSAQGISEKVLSLVYESASGAQYTNSALGMLQQVMSVSPYQYVIDDTLLGIVKEKFSEDQSGEIAKLAKNAAVEGLSRFGVSVDDKIEAELDARIRYIETPLEPYSEEYIDKQLAAIEKAATSSGGSTVFMRSARKGLREGYLYSGNRIDAPLDLSNTAETLKTLLTAKA